The sequence GCCCTAAGACAGCTACCAAATCTCGATTCAAAAGATTCTCTCAGAAGAAAAGGATCgatcaaataaaatagggttaGTCTAATTTGATCCACcacattaaaatattatatgataactaaaacaaatttatagTTGACTACCTAACCAATAATTATACCAAAAAACAATTATTGTGATTGCCCTTTGTGATTAGTTTTGTATTGGCattttgtggctagtggctttttcgggtgaattatgaatgcaatcccagaatttctcaaagaaaaaaaccacatGCTACACTTTATGTGTTTGTGACTTCAAATTTAATTAGAGAAATAACTCAAGTTAACACTTACACTATTCATGGTCGTAAATATAAGTATGACTTAGATCATGATCATCATTGAGGGATCAATACATGACTATGACTAATCCATGAGCACCACTTAATTAGATCTTGATCTTCATCAATTATAGCAGTTAATTCAAATCCATATAAGAATGAATGCTTTTATAGGTTACCTTTAAGGACGGCATCATAGACATGAGGAAGCTCTGCTAGACACATGACCATGGCAGCCAACGTGCTGCTGAAAGTGTCGTAGCCACTAACTATAACACCGTACAACTTGCTGGCAATCTCCGAGTCGCTCAGCCCTTGCCCGTCGCTACTTGTGTCCATGATCAAGCTGGACAAAATATCTAAACCATCAACATTTTCGTCCACCTTACGGGTGGAAAGATGTATCCTCCTTTGAGTGACAATATTCTTAATTTCTTCCCTGAGTTGCCTGGACCCTCGAATCGCGCGGTTAAACTGCGTGCCGGGCAGATCGATTGGCAATGAAGTGAACCCTGAAGACAAATCCTTCGTTAGGTTTTCTAGTTTGGTAAATACTTGTTGATCCTCTGTGTCTAACATGAGCCTGCATGCCATTGTGACCGCATACCTCTTTGCAAGCGGGTGAGCCTTGATCACTTGATCATCATCTTTTCCATCTTCCCAGTACATATCCAGATGTTTTTTGGTGAAAACGTCCATGGTCCCAACGTACTTTTGGAGACAGGCGGGCTTGAGATATGGAGACATAGTATTGCGAAATTGGGTGGACTCTTCGGTGATGAATGATTTCGCTTTCTCGTCAGGAGCAGAGTCGGCAAATATGAGCTTGTCCAAGTGAGGCGGCCACCACGACTTGACCAGCTTCTTCTCATTCGAAAACAGGAACTTGTTTCCGGCGGCAGTGCAGAGCACGGCCATGTCTTCGAACAGCAACGATGTCTTGAAGACCTTGCAATTCgcagaggaggaggaggaggaagagttCTTGTACTTGTTCCTCCTGTCTGCTATGAACTTTTCTGGGACACCCTTTTTTCCTGTCCTTAGATACTCGAGGGTTTCACCTATGATTGGCCAGCCTGTGCTTCCCGGTGGTAGTTT comes from Prunus dulcis chromosome 6, ALMONDv2, whole genome shotgun sequence and encodes:
- the LOC117630227 gene encoding beta-amyrin 28-monooxygenase-like; this encodes MEELLMILISSVLVCVPLYYYIFKIRVNGTKIERLDQHKLPPGSTGWPIIGETLEYLRTGKKGVPEKFIADRRNKYKNSSSSSSSANCKVFKTSLLFEDMAVLCTAAGNKFLFSNEKKLVKSWWPPHLDKLIFADSAPDEKAKSFITEESTQFRNTMSPYLKPACLQKYVGTMDVFTKKHLDMYWEDGKDDDQVIKAHPLAKRYAVTMACRLMLDTEDQQVFTKLENLTKDLSSGFTSLPIDLPGTQFNRAIRGSRQLREEIKNIVTQRRIHLSTRKVDENVDGLDILSSLIMDTSSDGQGLSDSEIASKLYGVIVSGYDTFSSTLAAMVMCLAELPHVYDAVLKEQRQIAESKAAGELLNWADIQKMKYSWSVACEVMRLLPPNSGTFREAISDFVYEGYLIPKGMKLNWSVHSTHKNPEYFPDPEKFDPSRFEGQGPPPYSFVPFGGGPRMCPGKEYARLKMLVFMHNVVTRYRWEKVFPDEKFVWHPALIPTKGLPIRVFPHNKSESN